The proteins below come from a single Asanoa ferruginea genomic window:
- a CDS encoding CPBP family intramembrane glutamic endopeptidase codes for MTVDLEQSPVRVESRTRLRAEILIVLGLSLGQSAIYSLVTIVARLTAAAPLSQQTATLNPSQSARPYLDLTYQLLGIFFALVPVALALYLLRSPRSLLGLDARRPWFDLGWGVALAAAIGLPGLGLVFVAAQLGINANLVPAALPHLWWAVPVLILSAAQNAILEEIVVVGYLVTKLRDLGWKLVWVVAASAVLRGSYHLYQGFGAFLGNAVMGVVFALFFIRTRRVLPLVVAHTLLDVVAFVGYSLLPHSWFSWL; via the coding sequence GTGACAGTCGATCTCGAGCAGTCGCCGGTGCGCGTGGAGAGCCGGACGCGCCTGCGTGCCGAGATTCTGATCGTGCTGGGGCTGTCTCTTGGCCAGTCGGCGATCTACTCGCTGGTGACGATCGTGGCGCGGCTCACGGCTGCGGCTCCGCTGTCACAGCAGACGGCCACACTGAATCCCTCACAGTCGGCGCGGCCCTATCTGGATCTGACGTACCAACTGCTGGGGATCTTCTTCGCTCTTGTCCCTGTGGCGTTGGCGCTGTACCTGCTGCGCTCGCCGCGGTCGCTGCTCGGCCTCGACGCCCGGCGACCCTGGTTCGATCTTGGCTGGGGCGTCGCCCTGGCGGCGGCGATCGGGCTGCCCGGCCTGGGGCTGGTGTTCGTCGCGGCGCAGCTAGGCATCAACGCCAACCTGGTCCCGGCCGCGTTGCCACACCTGTGGTGGGCGGTCCCGGTGCTGATCCTCTCCGCGGCGCAGAACGCGATCCTGGAAGAGATCGTCGTAGTCGGCTACCTGGTCACGAAGCTGCGGGATCTTGGTTGGAAGCTGGTCTGGGTCGTGGCCGCGTCGGCGGTATTGCGCGGCTCCTACCACCTTTACCAAGGCTTCGGCGCCTTCCTAGGCAACGCGGTGATGGGCGTGGTGTTCGCCCTGTTCTTCATCCGCACTCGCCGCGTGTTGCCACTGGTGGTGGCACACACGCTCCTGGATGTGGTGGCATTCGTTGGGTATTCGCTACTGCCCCACTCGTGGTTCAGCTGGCTCTGA
- a CDS encoding globin domain-containing protein, whose protein sequence is MGNLSRLLKESWTLVEEQQDKVAGYFYARIFLSNPHVRHLFPVTMDVQRARLLGAIVSAVQTLDDPDRFDEFLRQLGRDHRKFHVEPEHYDVVGGALLEALRTFAGEAWSIEYDQAWGDAYAVIAKKMIAGAEADTNPAFWHAEVLSHERRARDIAVMTCRPLQYPLEYRAGQYVSVEAPRYQPRLWRTYSIANAPNKEGTIEFHVRALGAGWVSSALVRRAQVGDLLRIAAPMGTMTLDRKSTRDIVCVAGGTGLAPIKALIEELTRYNRTRWVHVFFGAKDREDLYDLPELNKLAARYPWLSVVPACSDDSSFVGEQGNIGEVVSRYGPWGDHDFFVSGSASMVKSTMRTLAELKIPAVRIKYDTFGDI, encoded by the coding sequence ATGGGGAACCTTTCACGGCTGCTGAAGGAAAGCTGGACCCTCGTCGAGGAACAGCAGGACAAGGTCGCCGGATATTTCTACGCGCGCATTTTCTTGTCCAACCCGCATGTGCGGCACCTGTTTCCAGTGACCATGGACGTCCAGCGGGCGCGGCTGCTCGGCGCCATCGTGTCGGCGGTGCAGACGCTCGACGACCCGGACCGTTTTGACGAGTTCCTCCGCCAGCTGGGCCGCGACCACCGCAAGTTCCACGTGGAACCAGAGCACTACGACGTGGTCGGCGGCGCCCTGCTGGAGGCCCTGCGCACCTTCGCCGGCGAGGCCTGGAGCATCGAATACGACCAGGCCTGGGGCGACGCCTACGCGGTGATCGCGAAGAAGATGATCGCCGGGGCGGAGGCCGACACCAACCCGGCGTTCTGGCACGCCGAGGTGCTCAGCCACGAGCGCCGGGCCCGCGACATCGCGGTGATGACCTGCCGGCCGCTGCAATATCCACTGGAATACCGCGCGGGCCAATACGTCAGTGTCGAGGCGCCGCGCTACCAGCCGCGGCTCTGGCGTACTTATTCGATCGCCAACGCCCCCAACAAGGAGGGCACGATCGAGTTCCACGTCCGCGCGCTCGGTGCCGGCTGGGTGTCGAGCGCACTGGTCCGCCGCGCCCAGGTCGGCGACCTGCTGCGGATCGCGGCGCCGATGGGCACGATGACGCTCGACCGCAAGTCGACCCGCGACATCGTCTGCGTGGCCGGCGGCACCGGGCTGGCCCCGATCAAGGCCCTGATCGAGGAGCTGACCCGCTACAACCGCACCCGCTGGGTGCACGTGTTCTTCGGCGCCAAGGACCGCGAAGATCTCTACGACCTGCCCGAGCTCAACAAGCTCGCCGCCCGCTACCCGTGGCTGTCGGTCGTCCCCGCGTGCAGCGACGACAGCAGCTTCGTCGGGGAGCAGGGCAACATCGGCGAGGTGGTCTCCCGCTACGGCCCCTGGGGCGACCACGACTTCTTCGTCTCGGGCTCGGCGTCAATGGTCAAGAGCACGATGCGCACCCTGGCCGAGCTCAAGATCCCCGCGGTCCGCATCAAATACGACACGTTCGGCGACATCTAG